The DNA sequence GCGGCCTTACCCGGCCCGCGCCAGAGTTTTAGCTATTTCGAATCTATTTTCCTAAACAATCGCGGATTATTACTCCCTGAGCCTATTTTTCAGTCGGGCAGTATTTTTATACTGATTGCTTTTGTTATCGCCTGCACCGCGGTTATTTTTTTAACCCGATGGGCAAAAAAACGCCATGATCAAACAGGTGAAGAGTTCCCCTTAATTAAAGTCTCACTCGCTATCTTAATAGTATCTCCTTTATTGGCTTATTTTGTGACCGGTCAGCCGATCACCGCTGAATATCCCGCACTGAAAGGCTTTAACTTTCAAGGTGGTTTAGCTATTATTCCGGAGTTCTTAGCGCTTACTTTTGCACTCAGCATCTATACTGCCACTTACATTGCAGAAGCGGTGCGTGCCGGTATTGAAGCTGTCGCATCGGGACAAAAAGAAGCAGCAGAATCTCTGGGCTTAAAAAAACATGTCATTTTACGCAAAGTCGTTTTGCCGCAAGCACTGCGGGTCATTATTCCGCCGGTCATTAACCAGTATCTTAACCTGGTGAAAAACTCTTCCTTGGCCACGGCCATTGGTTACCCTGAAATTGTGACGCTGTTTTCAGGAACAACTCTGAATCAAGTGGGTCAGGCTATTGAGATTATTATGATGACCATGGCGGTCTACCTCACCTTCAGTATTGTTATCTCTCTGCTGCTTAATTGGGTCAATGCAAAAATGGAAATAAAAGGAAGATAATATGGCTGTTTATACGTTTAAAGAAGCTAAAGCAGCACCCTCAACCAGCAGAGGTGTTCTGTTCTGGTTACGAGAGAATCTATTTTCTGATATTAAAAATAGTGTCTTAACCCTGCTGGGTATTTACATTGTTTATATCATGATCCCCCCGCTGCTTGACTGGATGATTTTTGATGCAACCTGGAGTGGTACACAAAAGGAGATTGTTAACAGTGGTGCACGATGGATTTTTA is a window from the Psychromonas ingrahamii 37 genome containing:
- a CDS encoding amino acid ABC transporter permease is translated as MNKSQLPPATTGGLLSSPRNRAIIFQCLALLAVVACAFYFTSNMFDNIEKRGITTGFSFLGETAGFGVSQSLIAYDDTTSTFLDVFIVGILNTLLVGVIGIICASVFGLLIGIGRLSSNFIVAKLSLVYIETFRNIPILLQILFWYNIVLAALPGPRQSFSYFESIFLNNRGLLLPEPIFQSGSIFILIAFVIACTAVIFLTRWAKKRHDQTGEEFPLIKVSLAILIVSPLLAYFVTGQPITAEYPALKGFNFQGGLAIIPEFLALTFALSIYTATYIAEAVRAGIEAVASGQKEAAESLGLKKHVILRKVVLPQALRVIIPPVINQYLNLVKNSSLATAIGYPEIVTLFSGTTLNQVGQAIEIIMMTMAVYLTFSIVISLLLNWVNAKMEIKGR